The following are encoded in a window of Actinomadura rubteroloni genomic DNA:
- a CDS encoding ABC transporter substrate-binding protein, translating to MKKIRPLAAAAAVLVTGAALTACNGGSGGSSGPGYNAAVNKVVNASDTKGGTLRLADSDDFDSPDPGNTYYAWTQNFARLYGRGLTTLAPGAGQETLKVVPDLATSLGTPGDGGKTWTYKLRTGVKYDDGTTVTAQDVKYAIERSNYSDELQLGPKYFKAYLQDNSPAYKGPYKDKSDSGLKSIETPDPQTIVFHLAKPFAEFDYLAAMSQSMPVPKAKDTGLKYESKIVSSGAYKVDSYVRGKSMTLSRNTYWDQKTDPIRKALPDKIDLQLKQNPDDIDNRLLAGKLDMDITGVGVQSGTQGKVLQGNQKGFTDNPFQGFLRFLSLNIHVKPLDNIHCRTAVQYATDKVAAQTAYGGPLAGGDLATTLLPPSVAGYRKFDLYPQTYKKAGGLDDATIAKAKQELAACGQPNGFSTKISARSDRPKEVAMAQAIQQGLTKVGIKVDIVQFPAGDYFNKYVGAPKYVHDHGIGMMLMAWAADWPTGYGFLSQIIDGRAIKPSGGNNLPELDDKQINDAFDAAIANVQEAARLKAYGDIDEAAMKQAVDVPLIYAKALLYRPKTATNVGITLGYGGMYDYLNMGVTK from the coding sequence ATGAAGAAGATCAGACCCCTCGCGGCCGCTGCGGCCGTGCTCGTGACCGGGGCGGCCCTGACGGCCTGCAACGGCGGGTCGGGCGGATCCAGCGGACCCGGTTACAACGCCGCGGTGAACAAGGTCGTCAACGCGTCCGACACGAAGGGCGGCACGCTCCGCCTGGCCGACTCCGACGACTTCGACTCCCCGGACCCCGGCAACACCTACTACGCCTGGACGCAGAACTTCGCGCGCCTGTACGGGCGCGGCCTGACGACCCTGGCGCCGGGCGCGGGCCAGGAGACGCTGAAGGTCGTCCCGGACCTCGCCACGAGCCTCGGCACGCCGGGCGACGGCGGCAAGACCTGGACGTACAAGCTGCGGACCGGCGTCAAGTACGACGACGGCACCACGGTCACGGCGCAGGACGTCAAGTACGCCATCGAGCGCAGCAACTACTCCGACGAGCTCCAGCTCGGCCCGAAGTACTTCAAGGCCTACCTCCAGGACAACTCGCCCGCGTACAAGGGCCCCTACAAGGACAAGAGCGACTCGGGCCTGAAGTCCATCGAGACCCCGGACCCGCAGACGATCGTCTTCCACCTGGCCAAGCCGTTCGCGGAGTTCGACTACCTGGCCGCGATGTCGCAGTCGATGCCGGTGCCGAAGGCCAAGGACACGGGCCTGAAGTACGAGTCGAAGATCGTCTCGTCGGGCGCGTACAAGGTCGACAGCTACGTCCGCGGCAAGTCGATGACGCTGTCGCGCAACACGTACTGGGACCAGAAGACGGACCCGATCCGCAAGGCGCTGCCGGACAAGATCGACCTGCAGCTCAAGCAGAACCCCGATGACATCGACAACCGGCTCCTGGCCGGCAAGCTCGACATGGACATCACGGGCGTCGGCGTCCAGAGCGGCACGCAGGGCAAGGTGCTGCAGGGCAACCAGAAGGGCTTCACCGACAACCCCTTCCAGGGCTTCCTGCGCTTCCTGTCGCTCAACATCCACGTGAAGCCGCTCGACAACATCCACTGCCGGACCGCGGTCCAGTACGCCACCGACAAGGTCGCCGCGCAGACGGCCTACGGAGGCCCGCTGGCCGGCGGTGACCTCGCGACGACGCTGCTGCCGCCGTCGGTCGCCGGCTACCGCAAGTTCGACCTGTACCCGCAGACCTACAAGAAGGCCGGCGGCCTGGACGACGCCACGATCGCCAAGGCCAAGCAGGAGCTGGCGGCGTGCGGCCAGCCCAACGGCTTCTCCACCAAGATCTCCGCCCGGTCCGACCGGCCCAAGGAGGTCGCGATGGCCCAGGCGATCCAGCAGGGCCTGACGAAGGTCGGCATCAAGGTCGACATCGTCCAGTTCCCGGCCGGCGACTACTTCAACAAGTACGTCGGCGCTCCGAAGTACGTCCACGACCACGGCATCGGCATGATGCTCATGGCGTGGGCCGCGGACTGGCCGACCGGCTACGGGTTCCTGTCGCAGATCATCGACGGCCGCGCGATCAAGCCGTCCGGCGGCAACAACCTGCCCGAGCTGGACGACAAGCAGATCAACGACGCCTTCGACGCGGCGATCGCCAACGTCCAGGAGGCCGCGCGCCTCAAGGCCTACGGCGACATCGACGAGGCCGCGATGAAGCAGGCCGTCGACGTGCCGCTGATCTACGCCAAGGCGCTGCTGTACCGGCCGAAGACCGCGACGAACGTGGGCATCACGCTGGGCTACGGCGGCATGTACGACTACCTCAACATGGGCGTGACGAAGTAG
- a CDS encoding ABC transporter permease: MLAYIIRRLIGAVLMLLLVSLVTFGIFFWIPKLAGQTTDQLAAAYVGKAPTAQAIQDTKERLGLDKPVIVQYGTYLKGIVAGQDFKAGPVVDHCPAPCLGYSFRTSQPVLPQLMDRAPATLSLAAGASIIWLAAGISIGVLSALRRGSVWDRVAMVVALGGVSLPIYFTGLVSLAIFSYSLGIFPGGGSYVPFTQDPGTWFLSLVLPWVTLAFLYAAMYARLTRAGMLETLGEDYIRTARAKGLPERTVITKHALRSTLTPILTIFGLDLGLMLGGAVLTENTFSIPGLGQLAISSIGTGDLPVVLGVTLLAAFFIVMINLVVDLLYAAIDPRVRLG, from the coding sequence GTGCTCGCTTACATCATCCGGCGCCTGATCGGGGCCGTGCTCATGCTGCTGCTGGTCAGCCTCGTGACCTTCGGCATCTTCTTCTGGATCCCGAAGCTGGCGGGCCAGACCACCGATCAGCTCGCGGCGGCCTACGTGGGCAAGGCGCCGACCGCGCAGGCGATCCAGGACACCAAGGAGCGCCTCGGCCTGGACAAGCCGGTCATCGTGCAGTACGGCACGTACCTGAAGGGGATCGTCGCCGGTCAGGACTTCAAGGCCGGTCCCGTCGTGGACCACTGCCCGGCGCCCTGCCTCGGCTACTCCTTCCGCACCAGCCAGCCGGTGCTCCCGCAGCTCATGGACCGCGCGCCCGCGACGCTGTCGCTCGCGGCCGGCGCGTCGATCATCTGGCTCGCCGCCGGCATCTCGATCGGCGTGCTGTCCGCGCTGAGACGCGGCAGCGTCTGGGACCGGGTGGCGATGGTCGTCGCGCTCGGCGGCGTGTCCCTGCCCATCTACTTCACCGGCCTGGTGTCGCTCGCGATCTTCTCCTACAGCCTCGGGATCTTCCCCGGCGGCGGCAGTTACGTGCCCTTCACGCAGGATCCGGGGACGTGGTTCCTGTCGCTCGTCCTGCCCTGGGTGACGCTGGCGTTCCTCTACGCGGCGATGTACGCGCGGCTCACCCGCGCGGGGATGCTGGAGACGCTCGGTGAGGACTACATCCGCACGGCGCGGGCCAAGGGCCTGCCCGAGCGGACGGTCATCACCAAGCACGCCCTGCGCTCCACGCTGACGCCGATCCTCACGATCTTCGGCCTGGACCTCGGGCTGATGCTGGGCGGCGCGGTGCTGACGGAGAACACCTTCAGCATCCCGGGCCTCGGCCAGCTCGCGATCAGCTCCATCGGTACCGGCGACCTGCCCGTGGTGCTCGGCGTGACGCTGCTCGCCGCGTTCTTCATCGTCATGATCAACCTGGTCGTGGACCTCCTGTACGCGGCCATCGACCCGAGAGTGAGGCTGGGCTGA
- a CDS encoding ABC transporter permease: protein MTTPLEVSGSESEAQPEAVLAGVGAKQIQGRSLGQIAWLRLRRDKVALTGGVIVVLLIVVAIVGPFLVQSPLTYHQDLIDPTYNRPNSGIWHTGISGEHWLGVEPGTGRDMLARIVHGARISLLVAFLATLLSVVIGVVLGITAGYFGRWVDTVISRAMDAFLAFPLLLFAIALVGVVSDGAFGLKGNGLRVSVLVFVIGFFNWPYIGRVIRGQTLSLREREFVDAARSLGARNGYILFKELLPNLVAPILVYSTLLIPTNILFEAALSFLGVGVIPPTPSWGGMLTLAVPIYSSDPMYMIVPGLAIFITVLAFNLLGDGLRDALDPRAK from the coding sequence GTGACCACACCCCTAGAGGTGTCCGGTTCGGAGTCCGAGGCGCAACCCGAGGCCGTCCTCGCGGGCGTCGGGGCGAAACAGATCCAGGGCCGGTCCCTGGGCCAGATCGCCTGGCTCCGCCTGCGGCGCGACAAGGTCGCGCTCACCGGCGGCGTCATCGTCGTGCTGCTGATCGTCGTGGCGATCGTCGGCCCGTTCCTGGTCCAGTCCCCGCTGACCTACCACCAGGACCTGATCGACCCGACGTACAACCGGCCCAACAGCGGCATCTGGCACACCGGCATCTCGGGCGAGCACTGGCTCGGCGTCGAGCCCGGCACCGGCCGCGACATGCTCGCCCGCATCGTCCACGGGGCGCGGATCTCGCTGCTCGTGGCGTTCCTGGCGACGCTGCTGTCGGTCGTCATCGGCGTCGTCCTCGGCATCACCGCCGGGTACTTCGGCCGCTGGGTCGACACCGTGATCAGCCGCGCGATGGACGCGTTCCTCGCCTTCCCGCTCCTGCTGTTCGCGATCGCGCTCGTCGGGGTCGTCTCCGACGGCGCGTTCGGGCTCAAGGGCAACGGGCTCCGGGTGAGCGTCCTGGTCTTCGTGATCGGCTTCTTCAACTGGCCGTACATCGGCCGCGTCATCCGCGGGCAGACGCTGTCGCTGCGCGAGCGGGAGTTCGTGGACGCGGCGCGCAGCCTCGGCGCGCGCAACGGCTACATCCTGTTCAAGGAGCTGCTGCCGAACCTCGTCGCGCCGATCCTGGTGTACTCGACGCTGCTGATCCCGACCAACATCCTCTTCGAGGCAGCACTCTCGTTCCTCGGCGTGGGGGTGATCCCGCCGACCCCGTCGTGGGGCGGGATGCTCACGCTCGCGGTGCCGATCTACTCGTCCGACCCGATGTACATGATCGTGCCGGGCCTGGCGATCTTCATCACCGTCCTCGCCTTCAACCTCCTCGGTGACGGGCTGCGGGACGCTCTCGACCCCCGGGCCAAGTGA